From the genome of Natronococcus sp. CG52:
GAACGCCTTCACAGGCGATTACTACGTCGTCAATCGTGTATCCCTTCCGGAGAATTTCCAGTACGTTCTCCTCGAGATCTACGACGAACTCGAGGAGACGGCTGGTGTCAACCTTCGCCAGCGCTATCTCTCGATCCCGCGGCTCCGAGAGCGAACTTGTGAACGACTTGGATGTACTCGAGAGACGTTCGACCGAGGACTCTCGAAACTCTGTCAGGAGAACGTCGGCAAACTCGAGTTATCAGGTGCGCCGCTGGATACGGCGGCGAAAGACTCGGCGCTGGGTATCAAAGAAATTGAACTTGCAGACGGTGACTCACTCGTTTCGACCTCGCAGTCGACTCGCCAAGTAATGGCCGGCCTCGAACAGTTCGACAAACAGTACTACTATCTCGCGGTGTACGACCGCGAGATTACGTTCACACCAGACCAATGAGCGAAGCCTTCAACATCAGCGACGAGGCACAGAACTACGATCAATTCGGACTCGACGAGAATCCGTTTCCGTATAGTCCGGTTCCCGCGAAAAATCCAGAAATATACTGCGGGCAAGAACAAGCGACGGCTGCGATCAGTTCGACGGTCTCGACGACGCTATCAACGGGCAAATCGAAGCACCTTGTCGTCACTGGAAAGTACGGTAACGGCAAGTCTCATACACTCAAGTACACACGATCACTTCTCCGAGATCGAAAAGACGTCGTCGTCGGCTACGTCGCTCAACCCGGAGAGGGGTTCGTCGACATCTATCATGAGTTCATGTATGACCTCGGCTTCAGTGAGGTACAGGATATCGCGTATGAGTATCTTGCATCAATTGCACGAGAGATCACCGAGACGAACCCCGTTGGTGCAAATGCGATGCGCTCGCTTATTGACGAAGGAGAGGTACTCCTATCAGAAATCATTCCAGAGACCATCAAGCGATTGAGCGACGTGACGCAGTTCGCAGACTTCGCTGAGCGATCGTGCATATGGTGTACGAGGACACGAATCTATACGCGTGGCAGTGGCTCACCGCAGAAGGAATTCGATACGAACAGCGGAAAGAAATGGAGATCCACACGGCTCTAGACGACGATACGATGGGCGTACGAGCGTTTACAGCACTGAAGAATGTGCTCCTTGAGTTAGGATACACTGCCGTTTTTGTCTTCATCGACGAATTTGAGAGCATTGCGCGACTCTCGTCTAAAGACGAGCAGGCAACGCTGAACAGCATTCGTCACCTGATGGATCAAAACAGTGAGGGGCTCTGTCTTTTGTTCGGTTGTGCACCCGAAGTTTGGCAGGACGTGATGAGTGAGTACCATGCATTCAGTGAGCGAATCGGTCAAGAAGTCGCCCTTCGACCGCTTACGAACGAGCATCTCCATGAGTTGGTTGAAGAGTATCTTGAACAGGAGCGCATAGGCGAAGCAGTCGGTGTACAGCCGTTTACTGAGGATGGACTAGATATGGTATTACAGCGGTCACAAGGAAATATACGTCAGGTCCTTTCAGTCTGTAGCCGTCTTTTGGACTCCGCAGCACAGAGTCAGCAGTCTAAAATCACTGCAGAATTTGTCCAAGAATCGCTTTGATCAAATCGACTAACTAATATATAGAAACAAGCCAGTTTTCGGATATATTTGAGGTTGATGACAGCGTTTAAGTAATTATCTTAGTCTAATTACTTGAATCCAATCCTATCTGAAAAATTCTTATATCCATTAATTCACATAAATCCCTCCTAACCCAAATATTTCCTGCGAAAGGGAGAGAATTTTCAAGTTAAATTCGGAGTCCAAGGGGATATCTATGAATTCCGCAGTTCTCTGTATGACCAACCAATAAGACTATATGCTCTACCCATATTCTACAGATATGATTCCGAGAAGGACAGAAGCTACCAGAGATAGGATTCAATCATTGTTAGTGTATAACAAGAGGTTCCAGATCACGTGGGTGATTCTGCGTGCAAATTGAAGACACTCGAGCGATCTTCACTGCCCTATTTGCAGGATCCGTCGTGCTCGCTAATGTGCTGGCAGCGAAATTAACATGGATCGAGTTACTCGGAATCGGCGGAGTCGCTATCCCGGCCGGATTCGTTGCGTTTGGCGTCGCATATCAGCGTCTGACTTGCTTGTGGAATACCACGGGCGTGAGTACGCAGCGTCGGTCGTGAACGGGACTGTCTTCACTCTCATTGTGGCATACGTGCTGGTCTTCCTGGCGATCTGGATGCCAACAGCACCGTTCTACGAAGGTCAAACAGCGTTCGAGGCTACATTGGGTGACTCAGCATCGATTATTTTGGCATCGGTTGTGGCATTAGCAATCGCTCAACACCTGGATGTTCGACTGTTCTCGAATCTCAAGTCTCGAACCGGGGATAGCCATCGGTGGGTACGGAACTGTGGTTCGACGGCCGCCAGTCAAGGCGTTGATACAGTTGTGTTCATCACACTCGGATTTGCGATTTTTCCCGCTCTGGGACTTGGTGGCGACCCATTATGGGGTTGGGCGCTAGTATCGATTGTCATTGGTCAGTATGTGGTCAAACTCCTGGTTGCACTCGTTGACACAATGCCGTTCTACGCAGTAACAGAAGTCGTTGAAGCGAAGGCTTGAGCGGCTAAAGAAGGCGAAGTTGGGAGCAATACGCGAGGTTCTTCGGTAAATAGCAAAAGTGTAAGATGCACGCTCAAGTAGGAGTACTGTGGGTGTGGATTCCCTTCTCTAATACGATCCTCGAGCGCGGATTCACACTCGAACAACCCGTTCAGAACGATAAAACAGCTACTGAGTCTGACCGAACTGTCGCATTTGTCCAGGGCACCAATACGTATCTGCATCGGGACTGCGGGAAAATCCCGCTACAACGTCTGCCTTGGAAAACTGATCCACTTCTGTAGCAGAAGCTGTAGCTTACGTCTCAAGCCCGCCAATCGTGATTTAGCCTGTTCCGATATCGGCTACTTCGAAATGGATAGACAGACTCATTGGAAGAAGAACATTCAACTTCCTAACGTAGCATCTAACAGTATGGCGAACGACCGCCGGATGACTACCGATCGCTTCTTCGGGGGCGTTGAAGAGCGACTCGAGAACCAGCTAGCACAGGTCCTCAAACGGAAATTGTGACTCAATGGCCGCCTTGAGAGAGGGAGTTTTGCCCTACACTCGAAATTCATCCTCCGAATTGGACACTGACTTAAATATAGTAGTTCGTCGATTTAGTAATACCCTCGACTTTCGATCTCTTCCAACTACGTGACCTCGGTCAGATCCCAAATCGTGCCCTCTTCGAACAGTGGAATGGAATTATGGGTGTCACATCCATCGAAGAACGATTCTACCGAATCATCGAGTGGGTCCCGAAACTCCTCGAGCCGAGTATTACTACGAACTGGTCGACACGCCATACACCTGGTCTATCGATTCATTGTAGAGTTCGTCAATAGTCGCGATCAACTCCTCGTTCTCAACTACCAAGTCAATGAACGCTTCCTGTAACGCTGCAACATACGCGTCGAAGAAGTCCTCATGAGCGTCGACATCAATATCGTACGTTGCTACCATCATATTTCGCTTGTTACCCGTAACCTCCGCAGACGATGGATGCAAATTATCAATCACAGACTCATTCTCGTAGAACGAATCCGCGAACACATCGATAAACGCCTGACCGTTCGCCCCCATGTTCCGAAAGCACACTTGCAGCGTTCGCACCCCAACAGCAAGGTCCCGGTTCCGTTCAAGCCGATGATGAAACCCAATCCGGACGTCGTTTCGATCATCGGGCCGCGCGTAAATCTCTCCGTCCAACTCAGCCGTATGTCGCTACCAGCCATCCTTGAAAATCATCCCTCAGTCCGAGCTGCTCGTCCGGAACTTCCAGCTGCGACTCCCACCGGCACCGGTCTCAAGCTCAATAGTAATCAGATCCTCATCAAAATTCGAGTACGTGCCGAGCTTCTCTCGCTCAAGCGCTTCCCCCTTGACATCCCGGTGGAGATCAGCCTCACGGCTGGCCAGATACAGAGACTAGTCGATATTCGTGCGAGTACCATCGAGAAGACGGATAAGGATTGAGAATATCTCTACCGAATATCTAGCTGATCCGGTGTATCTCATTTTACAATCAGCTGATAGTTGTTTCGGGAGTATTAACCTTTGATCTTTTTGATCGTATAACGCTAGATCACTTACCTTATCTATCCGACTAGTTTTGGTTATGGTACATCCATACTAGTACTTGGCAAATATGTGGAAAATTCACGATGTACGTAGAACGGTTTTATCTTTATATGGGCAGTGCTATAAGCAATGGCAACGACAAGCAACAACCCGGGTGAAATAATGGAATACTGTACTGATTGTAACCAAAATACGATCCATACTGTTACCATCCAAATTCGGACAGAGAGTCATAAGCAAGAGAATGCACCCTTCTCTCGAGAGCCATATCGGGTTAGTGACTGTCTACAGTGTGGACTCCGAGAATCACTCCGTATGAATAATGCCTGACATTAGATATATTTGCGAGCGAAGGCTGTTTATCGTGGACCTGTGCCTTTCAGGTACTTGGGATTCAAGAGCAAATAAGCGACGATGTTATCAGTAGATCAAACCGCCTTGGGGTCAAACTTTGAAGAGCTTGGCCTGCTACGCTTGCGGAATTTCGACCATACAGAATGATTCCATCGTTTACCAGAATGTTCATCAGAGAAAGGCCCTATAATTAACTTACCAGAGCCATGATTGTTTTCCAATTCGTGGCATCGAGCGGTGGTAATCAAACCAGGTTTCGGTTTTCGACTTTTCCGTCCACTCAGCGCCACACCAGAGATCCCCATATTATACAGTCTCAATTACTAAAATATTTTATATTCATTAGTGATCATAGTTGCTCACATAGATTAAAAATAATATAATATTTATATTCGAGATAGAAAATTTTAGATATTTTTAATATTCGGGGCGTCACATATGCATTTGCAATGTCCGATGCAAAGACTTGCTCCAAGAACCAGGCCGTTGAATTCCTCAAAGATCACCCACGGATGATGGGCGTGTTGTTTACCCTCTGTCTGCTCCTGTCGCAGGCGGGAAGTGTGGCTGCGGCGAACGGCGGGGGAATCCGCTAATCACAACTCCACGATATCGATATCGTGGCTCCAGCGTAATTCACCTTCTATTCGAACCGGGATATCTTCGAGCAGAAGAAACTGTTGAACTTCATTGGTAGAAAGTTTGAATGTTTCGAGTGGGCCTCCAGACAGGAAGTACCTGTCGTGTGAGTCAATATAGGGGATGAACACCGTTCCCATTCCATACAAGCTAGTCGGATAGGTTTTGATTTCGACCTCGTAGCCGTCGTCAGCGGACTCGATTTCACACATGTTTACTACGGAACTCTCCGCTTGAGCGATCGAAAATCCGCCGTCCCCGACGACACCGTATTGCCCACCCAGCAGTATCGTTTCGCGTGCGATTTCGTGAGCGGCATACAACGGGAAACCACGATTGAGCAGGCGAGCAATCGTCTGACCCATCTTTACTGCTTCACTGTCGATCAGATCTCCCAGCGTAGCGATCCCACCAATACTTCCACCTCGGATGAGATGACAACCCTGCCTGTAAGACCGACACGCGTTCAAGAAGAACGCGTCAATGCCGACAGCGTCGAGCGTCGCCGCGTCGAGCACCCCGTCTACGCACTGGAATCCTTCGTCGTCGATATGACCGATGTAATGAAGGAAATCGGTCTGTGTTTGAAGAATTGATCGTAATTCGTCGACCGTCGGGTTCTGGTGGATGGTGATTTTGAACGGTAAGTCATCACGGGAGCCGTAGACTTCGTCGACGATATCTCTCTCGTGATCCATATTAAAATCGACATCAGTTAATACACTCGAGAGATCGATATCGTTGTAGACGACAGTAATATCGATATCGTCCTCGGTCGGTCGTCGACCGAGGCGATTGTAATATGCATCGAGTAGCGCTTTGTTCGCTCCGAGTGGTATCCCGTTGCCAATCCATATTTCCTCAAGTGAGCCGTTGCGCTCTGGACGAATATACGGCTCAGCGAACGTTGCGGCACTCGTTTCTCGAGTTTCGTTGCTATTTCGAAGGAACTCATCGAGGAGTGCTTTTTGTTGGTTTTCCGGTGAAATCTCACGTCCGCGAGATGTTCTCACAACGGCGAGACGATGTGAAATAAAGGGTAGTACTTCGACGTGCTCGGGTTCGGGGTCGACGTGAGCAGTGACCATCCAGTCCGGGATGTGTGGCTCGATCGTCGAATACGGGACGTCGAAGTAGGCTTCGAGACGCTCAGCAGGTGAACAGCCATATAGCGAGACAGGATCGTGATCGAGATCCGGCTCTACTGCTCGACGCTCGTGGAGATCGATCGGGTGAACGCCTTCGGTTCGGACGATGCAGTCAAGGAAAAATACCTGTTTCAGTATCTTTTCGACAGTGTCCTCGAATCGTTTCCCTGTGTCAAGGGCGTACCGGAAGCCAGATTCGGTGACCAATTGTGGCGTCTCAGCCGGAACAACATCAGCCCCGAGATAGTACGCGAGCGGAGCGGCGGCGTAGATCGATGGGTAATTAGCCGGGATTTCGAGGCGGATATCCGAATCTAAACGCTCTATACCAGCCGGAATGTGCAGCTTCTCTCCAAGCTTGACGACTGGAGGATGACCGCGGTTCGAGGGAAACGATCGTTCGGGACTTTGTGTTTTGAGTGCTGACGCGAACGTTGAGACGGCGGCCATCATATCCTGCGGATTATCGGTCGTCGTGACGGTGGCAGCTGGCTCTTCGTGGTCCGAACACGCTCCAATCAGTACTTCTGTTTCATCACCGAAATCGATGTAGGTCTGTGTAAAATTCGAAGAGATAGTGATAGCACTCTGTACCTGAAGATAGAGTGTAACCGGGGCAGAGAGTTCGAGGGTATAGACTCCCTGAGAAAACGTTTCGTGTGATGACTGCTCG
Proteins encoded in this window:
- a CDS encoding queuosine precursor transporter, whose product is MDRVTRNRRSRYPGRIRCVWRRISASDLLVEYHGREYAASVVNGTVFTLIVAYVLVFLAIWMPTAPFYEGQTAFEATLGDSASIILASVVALAIAQHLDVRLFSNLKSRTGDSHRWVRNCGSTAASQGVDTVVFITLGFAIFPALGLGGDPLWGWALVSIVIGQYVVKLLVALVDTMPFYAVTEVVEAKA
- a CDS encoding DUF7835 family putative zinc beta-ribbon protein; the protein is MATTSNNPGEIMEYCTDCNQNTIHTVTIQIRTESHKQENAPFSREPYRVSDCLQCGLRESLRMNNA
- a CDS encoding DUF7503 family protein; this encodes MSDAKTCSKNQAVEFLKDHPRMMGVLFTLCLLLSQAGSVAAANGGGIR